The Clostridium sp. 'White wine YQ' genome contains a region encoding:
- a CDS encoding Card1-like endonuclease domain-containing protein: MSYDILISKLQEHNQEAILLTEAFKPKKIIFLHGENEKNEVNHIQELYKEKFPEIIVELIKLEVISLEEVSNLIEKYKEEKIAINLKDLNSLSMIILVHLCERFNIEGLYLDIVEEKLLKLDKGNLSITKTNIKDLNIKEVIQSNGVSIICETTDINRNSTLKEMANIIANNLNFWEDIKYKLNDKKIFINDIEDPFVVRIDTKLFNDKERSLCNKAIEYLKDKNQLEYNKEGDGIVTVKFSNNYIKGFIFKSGSWLELYTQNIIEEIQEIEEVKTGVLFLWGEKEVRLKNEIDVMAIKDSKLICISCKDSSKYDDVALNELDVYSNKTAGQVVKKILVATKAPMKISILERAKEMNIDIIIFNGNRNEFKKALEESLK; encoded by the coding sequence GTTATGATATTTTAATAAGTAAATTACAGGAACATAACCAAGAAGCTATCTTACTTACTGAAGCCTTTAAGCCTAAAAAGATTATATTTTTACATGGAGAGAATGAGAAAAATGAAGTTAATCATATACAAGAGCTTTATAAAGAAAAGTTCCCGGAAATTATTGTTGAATTAATAAAACTAGAAGTTATATCACTTGAAGAAGTTAGTAATTTAATTGAAAAATATAAAGAAGAAAAGATTGCAATAAATCTTAAGGATTTAAACAGCTTATCAATGATTATTCTTGTACACTTATGTGAAAGATTTAATATTGAAGGTTTATATCTAGATATAGTAGAAGAAAAATTATTAAAACTAGATAAGGGGAATTTAAGCATAACAAAAACTAATATTAAAGATTTAAATATTAAAGAGGTAATACAAAGTAATGGAGTAAGCATAATATGCGAGACAACAGATATTAATAGAAATAGTACTTTAAAAGAAATGGCTAATATCATAGCTAATAATTTAAACTTTTGGGAAGACATTAAATATAAGTTAAATGATAAAAAAATATTTATCAATGATATTGAAGACCCTTTTGTAGTAAGAATAGATACAAAATTATTTAATGATAAGGAAAGAAGTTTATGCAATAAAGCAATTGAATATCTAAAAGATAAAAATCAGCTGGAATATAATAAAGAGGGCGATGGCATAGTTACAGTAAAGTTCTCCAATAATTATATAAAAGGCTTTATATTTAAGAGTGGCAGCTGGCTTGAATTATATACTCAAAATATTATTGAAGAGATACAAGAAATTGAAGAAGTGAAAACAGGGGTTTTATTTTTATGGGGAGAGAAAGAGGTAAGACTTAAAAATGAAATTGATGTTATGGCAATAAAGGATTCAAAGCTAATATGTATTTCTTGTAAAGATAGCTCTAAATATGATGATGTGGCTTTAAATGAACTTGATGTATATAGTAATAAAACAGCAGGGCAGGTAGTTAAAAAAATTCTAGTTGCAACTAAAGCACCTATGAAGATTTCTATTTTAGAAAGAGCAAAAGAAATGAATATAGACATTATAATATTTAATGGAAATAGAAATGAGTTTAAAAAAGCTTTAGAGGAAAGCTTAAAATAA
- a CDS encoding phosphatidylserine decarboxylase: MIKIYNRKTKSYEVENVAGGKYIEWSYGSPVGKSITELFVKKKLFTKIYGAHCDTRGSIKKIPAFIKDFDIDMRIAKKKPEEFTSFNDFFIRELTEDARPIDKNPDILVSPGDGRLSAFENIDMDNVVQIKGLTYSLKELLLDEKVASEYNGGTCLILRLCPVDYHRYHFVDNGVCLESKKIEGHYYSVNPIALKNIPKLFCQNKREWSIFKSENFGDIIHVEVGATCVGTIIQTYKPYEQVKKGQEKGYFKFGGSTTVLFFKKGMVKIDKEIVEQTELGFETRVLMGETIGKKA, translated from the coding sequence ATGATTAAAATATATAATAGAAAAACAAAAAGTTATGAAGTAGAAAATGTTGCTGGAGGAAAGTATATAGAATGGTCTTATGGTTCTCCTGTAGGGAAAAGTATAACTGAACTTTTCGTAAAGAAGAAACTATTTACCAAAATATATGGTGCTCATTGTGATACAAGAGGTAGCATTAAAAAGATTCCTGCATTTATTAAAGACTTCGATATTGATATGAGAATTGCTAAAAAGAAACCTGAAGAGTTTACTAGCTTCAATGATTTTTTTATAAGAGAATTAACTGAAGATGCTAGACCAATAGATAAAAATCCTGATATTTTAGTATCTCCTGGCGATGGAAGATTAAGTGCCTTTGAAAATATCGATATGGATAATGTTGTTCAGATAAAAGGTTTAACATATTCCTTAAAAGAACTCCTTTTAGATGAAAAAGTTGCTAGCGAATATAATGGAGGAACTTGTTTGATTTTAAGATTATGTCCAGTTGATTATCATAGATATCATTTTGTTGATAACGGGGTTTGCTTAGAATCTAAAAAAATAGAAGGCCATTACTATTCAGTTAACCCTATTGCTTTAAAGAATATTCCTAAACTATTCTGCCAAAACAAAAGAGAATGGAGTATATTCAAATCTGAAAACTTTGGTGACATAATTCATGTTGAAGTAGGTGCAACTTGTGTTGGGACTATAATTCAAACTTATAAACCATATGAACAAGTTAAAAAAGGGCAAGAAAAAGGCTACTTTAAGTTTGGAGGATCTACCACTGTACTATTCTTCAAAAAAGGTATGGTAAAGATAGATAAGGAAATCGTAGAACAAACTGAATTAGGTTTTGAAACAAGAGTCTTAATGGGCGAAACTATAGGCAAAAAAGCATAG
- a CDS encoding TetR/AcrR family transcriptional regulator has protein sequence MNKTKKGIFEAAIKIFSKNGYKGATMDEIALEAGVAKGTLYYHFKSKEEIFRFIIIEGIGVLTDEIAVVANIDNNPEDNLREICKTQLTALYRNKDFFKVLMSQLWGQEIRQIELREHLQKYIRNIEVYIKDAMDKGFIKNGDSYFIAYTFFGSLVSAAIYELVNQDKEIDDVVNHLIEYTFHGLSAK, from the coding sequence ATGAATAAGACGAAAAAAGGAATTTTTGAGGCAGCTATAAAAATATTTTCTAAGAATGGATATAAGGGAGCAACTATGGATGAAATAGCTCTAGAGGCTGGGGTTGCAAAAGGTACTTTATATTACCATTTTAAAAGTAAGGAAGAAATATTTAGGTTTATAATAATCGAAGGCATTGGAGTTCTTACTGATGAAATAGCAGTAGTGGCCAATATAGATAACAACCCTGAAGATAATCTTAGGGAAATATGTAAAACACAACTTACAGCTTTATATAGAAATAAAGATTTCTTCAAGGTTTTAATGAGTCAGCTTTGGGGACAAGAAATAAGACAAATAGAGCTTAGAGAGCATTTACAAAAGTATATAAGGAATATAGAAGTTTATATAAAAGATGCAATGGATAAAGGATTTATTAAGAATGGTGATTCATATTTTATTGCTTATACCTTTTTTGGAAGCTTAGTTTCTGCTGCAATTTATGAACTAGTAAATCAAGATAAAGAGATAGATGATGTAGTAAATCACTTAATTGAATATACTTTTCATGGTTTAAGTGCAAAATAG
- a CDS encoding YhgE/Pip domain-containing protein, with translation MKFLKVAKEDLSSIYKNRFLRFAIAGIIIVPLLYSLLYLAAFWDPYSRMDKLPVAVVNLDAGATMDGKEVNYGKDITDELKDNKDMGWRFVSYQDAVDGTKGDKYYSMFVIPEDFSKNVVTAKDSTPVKADIIYTSNNRKNFLASQIGSKVEDKLKATINEKISKEYVKVTYENLDTVKSGMNDAADGSGKLADGLTTLKGNIPALEDGVNKLYDGSNQLNGGLAELNKNVSTINPAELVKISSYLTPENKDKITNIIATARQFENKDLSSLDKITPETINQVNKSFTDLQAVTNSNGLKVILSQPSIQKLVTQMNPNNPDGYQQIALRMQNVDKLLTDATALQGTLADLQGKIPSELLNADANAQLQNLKVLTVAANNLQSASKLITNDDITKLSALLSNPSSMQDLITKVETTNNQLKNINAGLDQMLKPLKDAGMTEDQAINALNTNIQGLINSIKTQAAAAASTNAPTIQVPTSSAALIAGSLTLTEGLLSNKALLTDASTQLTSLDASVKAKAYLMAQNPNSVTALKNLLNNYNPTMTAINNEVPLLNSLGQLMTPDNINEINGLMANVGTLKTDIANNQDNLNLLMDVATVSKDPSVKALIPKLISVQTDINNAKPILNDLSSPQTMELLQNSPKYVGMVKGLQKDLKTNDQILAEANIAISEGKIEEAKALINGLPALTSGVNQLYDGSTQLKGGLGDLKGSVPELKDGVTKLSDGSNELSSKLKDGASDLDKGLVNTPDEMGTFISNPVNMDNKIIDEVKNYGTGFAPYFIPLSLWVGALMMFFVLSPKSKAEREGKKMSSISVVLGKYMTLGLIGMVQAILASLIVLALGLSPQNMALYFLFNMLMSLTFVAMIQFFITTLGDGGKLIAIVLLILQLTACAGTFPLEVVPNFFKVLNPYMPFTYAVKALREAISGTDVSVIAQCSGVFALISVVFVSLTIVFKKKGDYISDKIEEVKQAA, from the coding sequence ATGAAATTTTTAAAAGTTGCAAAGGAGGATCTTTCTTCAATTTATAAGAATAGATTCTTAAGATTTGCTATCGCAGGAATAATTATAGTACCGTTGCTTTATAGCTTACTTTATTTAGCGGCATTCTGGGATCCATATTCTAGAATGGATAAACTTCCAGTTGCAGTTGTAAACCTCGATGCGGGAGCCACAATGGATGGAAAAGAAGTAAACTATGGTAAAGATATTACAGATGAACTTAAAGATAACAAGGATATGGGGTGGAGATTTGTAAGTTATCAGGATGCAGTAGACGGAACAAAGGGAGATAAGTATTACTCCATGTTTGTAATCCCAGAGGATTTTTCAAAGAATGTAGTTACTGCAAAAGACTCTACACCTGTAAAGGCAGATATTATTTATACATCAAACAATAGAAAAAACTTCCTAGCATCTCAAATAGGAAGCAAGGTAGAAGATAAACTAAAGGCAACAATTAATGAAAAGATTTCTAAGGAATATGTGAAGGTTACTTACGAAAATCTTGATACTGTAAAATCTGGAATGAATGATGCCGCAGATGGAAGCGGTAAGTTGGCAGATGGATTAACCACGCTAAAAGGAAACATTCCAGCTTTAGAAGATGGAGTTAATAAGCTTTATGATGGATCAAATCAATTAAATGGAGGATTAGCTGAACTTAATAAAAATGTTTCAACTATAAATCCTGCTGAGCTAGTCAAGATCTCAAGTTATTTGACTCCAGAAAATAAAGACAAAATCACAAATATAATAGCTACAGCAAGACAATTTGAAAACAAGGATTTATCTTCTTTAGATAAAATAACACCAGAGACCATAAATCAGGTTAATAAGAGCTTTACTGATTTACAAGCTGTAACTAATTCAAATGGATTAAAGGTAATTCTTAGTCAGCCATCAATACAAAAGTTAGTAACTCAAATGAATCCTAATAATCCAGATGGATATCAGCAGATAGCATTAAGAATGCAGAATGTTGATAAACTACTTACAGACGCAACAGCTCTTCAAGGAACTTTAGCAGATTTACAAGGAAAGATTCCGAGTGAATTATTAAATGCAGATGCTAATGCACAATTACAGAACTTAAAAGTATTAACAGTTGCAGCAAACAATTTACAAAGTGCAAGCAAGCTTATCACTAATGATGATATAACTAAATTATCTGCACTTTTAAGTAATCCAAGCTCTATGCAGGATTTAATTACAAAAGTTGAAACAACTAATAATCAACTAAAAAATATAAATGCTGGCTTAGATCAAATGCTTAAACCTTTAAAAGATGCAGGTATGACAGAGGATCAAGCTATAAATGCATTAAACACTAATATTCAAGGATTAATAAATTCAATAAAAACTCAAGCAGCAGCTGCAGCAAGTACAAATGCACCAACTATACAAGTTCCAACAAGCTCAGCAGCATTAATAGCAGGTTCGTTAACATTAACTGAAGGATTACTATCTAACAAAGCATTATTAACTGATGCATCAACTCAGTTAACTAGCTTAGATGCTTCAGTTAAAGCAAAGGCTTACTTAATGGCTCAAAATCCAAATAGTGTAACAGCCTTAAAGAACTTACTAAACAATTATAATCCTACGATGACTGCTATAAATAATGAGGTTCCATTATTAAATTCACTAGGTCAGTTAATGACACCAGATAATATTAATGAAATTAATGGACTTATGGCAAACGTAGGAACACTAAAAACAGATATAGCTAATAATCAAGACAACTTAAATCTACTAATGGATGTAGCAACAGTATCAAAAGATCCAAGCGTAAAAGCTCTAATTCCAAAGCTAATATCAGTTCAAACAGATATTAATAATGCAAAACCTATATTAAATGACTTATCTTCTCCACAAACTATGGAGTTATTACAAAATAGTCCTAAGTATGTAGGTATGGTAAAGGGACTTCAAAAGGATCTTAAGACAAATGATCAGATATTAGCTGAAGCAAATATAGCTATAAGTGAAGGAAAGATTGAGGAAGCTAAGGCATTAATTAATGGACTACCTGCCTTAACAAGTGGAGTTAACCAATTATATGATGGATCAACTCAGTTAAAAGGTGGACTTGGAGACCTTAAAGGAAGTGTTCCTGAATTAAAAGATGGGGTAACTAAACTTTCTGATGGTTCTAATGAACTTTCCTCTAAACTTAAAGATGGAGCAAGTGATTTAGATAAAGGATTAGTTAATACTCCAGATGAAATGGGCACATTTATTTCAAATCCAGTAAACATGGATAATAAGATAATTGATGAGGTAAAAAATTACGGAACAGGCTTTGCACCATACTTTATACCATTATCTCTATGGGTAGGAGCTCTTATGATGTTCTTTGTACTTTCACCTAAGTCAAAGGCTGAAAGAGAAGGAAAGAAGATGAGTTCAATTTCAGTAGTTTTGGGTAAATATATGACACTAGGACTTATAGGTATGGTTCAAGCAATACTTGCAAGTTTAATAGTATTAGCATTAGGCTTAAGTCCTCAAAACATGGCACTATATTTCTTATTTAATATGCTAATGTCGTTAACTTTTGTAGCTATGATTCAATTCTTCATAACTACACTAGGAGATGGAGGAAAATTAATAGCAATAGTTTTATTAATACTTCAATTAACAGCTTGTGCAGGTACTTTCCCATTAGAAGTAGTACCAAACTTCTTTAAAGTACTTAATCCATATATGCCATTCACTTATGCAGTAAAAGCATTAAGAGAAGCTATTTCAGGAACAGACGTATCTGTAATAGCTCAGTGTTCAGGTGTATTTGCATTAATTTCAGTAGTATTTGTATCACTAACTATAGTATTTAAGAAAAAAGGTGACTATATATCAGATAAGATAGAAGAAGTAAAACAAGCAGCATAA
- a CDS encoding DUF4003 family protein, with the protein MRVELQGKLELMTYNYFEAKKEFKWDMAILNHFIALSYASRNRRIETQKIKEIRDFIKDTTGIFSKFRGNNLSLMSLLLSFEDNYKEVFKDIEEWTLKLKEKGISSYEYSPMIAYTILKNTSFENREEKIERTKLFYEDMKRNHMFLTFKDDYVYASLLGCTDLDVKETSEKIEYIYNKLSKMKYSKSNGLQTVSHILALSEDFDYRISLFDHMVSELEEKKVKVRTYTLPSIALMSLITDDANLICSEVSEIYEELKRMKGYKYGVEGYIKTMFSCILATSMYTEGENKMADISTGLSMQLIAVAQQQAMMAAASAAAASSAASSS; encoded by the coding sequence ATGAGAGTAGAATTACAAGGTAAATTAGAATTAATGACCTATAATTATTTTGAAGCAAAAAAAGAATTTAAGTGGGATATGGCTATACTCAATCATTTCATAGCATTGAGTTATGCTTCAAGGAACAGAAGAATAGAAACTCAAAAAATTAAAGAAATAAGAGACTTCATTAAAGATACAACAGGAATATTTTCAAAGTTTAGAGGAAATAACCTATCCTTAATGTCACTACTTTTATCTTTTGAAGATAACTATAAGGAAGTATTTAAGGACATAGAAGAATGGACACTAAAGCTTAAGGAAAAAGGAATATCTTCTTATGAATATAGTCCAATGATAGCTTATACTATTTTAAAGAACACAAGTTTTGAAAATAGAGAAGAAAAAATAGAAAGAACTAAGCTATTCTATGAAGATATGAAAAGAAATCATATGTTTTTAACCTTTAAGGATGATTATGTATATGCATCTCTTCTTGGATGTACAGATTTAGATGTTAAAGAGACCTCAGAAAAAATAGAATATATCTACAATAAATTAAGTAAAATGAAGTATAGCAAAAGCAACGGACTTCAAACTGTCTCACATATTTTAGCTTTAAGTGAGGATTTTGACTATAGAATAAGTTTATTTGATCATATGGTATCAGAATTAGAGGAAAAGAAGGTTAAGGTTAGAACTTATACACTTCCATCAATAGCGTTAATGTCATTAATAACTGATGATGCAAATCTTATATGCAGTGAAGTTTCTGAAATATATGAGGAGCTTAAACGTATGAAGGGATATAAGTATGGAGTTGAAGGTTATATAAAAACCATGTTTAGTTGTATATTAGCTACAAGCATGTATACTGAAGGAGAAAATAAGATGGCAGACATATCTACAGGATTATCAATGCAGCTAATAGCAGTAGCGCAGCAGCAAGCTATGATGGCAGCAGCCTCAGCAGCGGCAGCTTCTTCTGCAGCATCAAGTTCTTAA
- a CDS encoding DUF2207 domain-containing protein, whose protein sequence is MRKAGKVFKVLAISFICILFINPIHAFGASKEYYISNIDINATVDDKGNMQVKETYKYNFTGSFNGIKRNIKTNGSDGIENVKVNINDKEDVNQSNSEEDNTYKLSESGNSEEVKIFSKSQDEEKVFNISYTVKNVVTKYNDLSELKWVFYKNEDNVKTDSINVYITLPKGITSDVSFTGEGPSRGVAGNIDNKFIKLSLSNMEENEVIGATVHFPVAWVNTSKTIDKNYDEYKNESLKENNKTNIAIMVGITLGMILIGGSIYAVSNKRKKEIAKYREDYIFFNGDHYEDIPSDMTPALVTVLLDNNVEMKDFLASILYLANKGFIKFEEKIDEDNYEEVAFNLVNGVDKSYLLKSEKYLLYWLNKLSQNGRVDFSTLMEDASEKSFRDRYNEWVSRVNEDAYDLNMYVHLAGKDRLTNEYENERLKWKAFKRYLVDLDDKEGLKKLDVWQRILPYAISLDIFEMISEHIRRTPGYNDAYNPMCNYGFLYFYTMSYQDNFNDQFSQSAPNTSSSSSFTGGDGGGGFGGGGGSSAF, encoded by the coding sequence ATGAGAAAAGCAGGTAAGGTGTTTAAAGTTTTAGCAATAAGTTTTATATGCATTTTGTTTATAAATCCAATTCATGCCTTTGGGGCATCGAAGGAATATTATATATCTAATATTGATATTAACGCAACAGTAGATGATAAAGGAAATATGCAGGTTAAGGAAACTTATAAATATAACTTTACGGGAAGCTTTAATGGAATAAAGAGAAATATAAAAACTAATGGCTCAGATGGGATAGAAAATGTTAAGGTTAATATTAATGACAAAGAAGATGTTAACCAAAGCAATAGTGAAGAGGACAATACCTATAAGTTAAGTGAATCAGGAAATAGTGAAGAGGTTAAAATCTTTAGTAAGAGCCAAGACGAGGAAAAGGTATTTAATATTAGCTATACAGTTAAAAATGTAGTTACAAAATATAATGATTTATCTGAACTTAAGTGGGTTTTTTATAAAAATGAAGATAACGTTAAAACAGATAGTATAAATGTTTATATTACCTTACCAAAGGGTATTACAAGTGATGTTAGCTTCACTGGTGAAGGGCCTAGTAGAGGAGTAGCAGGTAATATTGATAATAAGTTTATTAAACTAAGCTTAAGTAATATGGAAGAGAATGAAGTAATAGGGGCAACTGTACACTTTCCAGTAGCTTGGGTAAATACTTCAAAAACTATAGATAAAAACTATGATGAATATAAGAACGAATCACTTAAAGAAAATAATAAAACAAACATAGCAATAATGGTAGGGATAACCCTAGGAATGATATTAATAGGTGGCTCAATTTATGCTGTTAGTAATAAGAGAAAAAAAGAAATAGCAAAATATAGAGAAGACTATATATTCTTTAATGGAGATCATTATGAGGATATACCATCAGATATGACTCCAGCCTTAGTAACTGTCTTACTTGATAATAATGTTGAAATGAAGGATTTCTTAGCAAGTATATTATATTTAGCTAATAAAGGATTTATTAAGTTTGAAGAAAAGATAGATGAAGATAATTATGAGGAAGTTGCATTTAATCTAGTAAATGGGGTAGATAAATCTTATTTATTAAAGAGTGAAAAGTATTTATTATACTGGTTAAATAAATTATCACAAAATGGTAGAGTAGATTTTTCTACACTAATGGAAGATGCAAGTGAGAAAAGCTTTAGGGATAGATATAATGAATGGGTTAGCAGAGTAAATGAGGATGCTTATGACCTTAATATGTATGTCCACTTAGCAGGAAAAGATAGATTAACCAATGAATATGAAAATGAAAGACTTAAATGGAAAGCCTTTAAGAGATATTTAGTAGACCTAGATGATAAGGAAGGACTAAAGAAACTAGATGTATGGCAAAGAATACTCCCTTACGCTATTTCATTAGATATATTTGAGATGATATCAGAGCATATAAGAAGAACTCCAGGATATAATGATGCATATAATCCTATGTGTAATTATGGATTCTTATATTTCTATACAATGTCTTATCAGGATAACTTTAATGATCAATTTAGTCAAAGTGCTCCTAATACAAGTTCAAGCTCCAGCTTCACAGGGGGAGACGGAGGCGGTGGATTTGGTGGAGGTGGAGGAAGTAGTGCCTTCTAA
- a CDS encoding pyridoxamine kinase, translating into MKRVAAVHDLCGFGKASLNTIVPILSSMGVQVCALPTAVLSTHTGGYEGFAFEDLTEYMGKHIEHWKKLNLDFDCIYTGYLGSYKQVELIKDFIEYFERKDNLVLIDPVMGDDGELYPSITEDMVREMRELIAHGDIITPNVTEAQMLLNIEYKGCRNIAEWKEILIKLSKLGAKKVVLTSAKEEGNDKVLTLAYDGEEERFYKIENPHVDVSFPGTGDTFASLVVGYMLKEEGFKESLRKSCSFIYKMITESNGKVKDIREGLPLESFMRELIMEEFELLELSEI; encoded by the coding sequence ATGAAAAGAGTAGCAGCAGTACATGATCTATGTGGCTTTGGAAAAGCTTCTTTAAATACAATAGTTCCTATATTATCCTCTATGGGAGTTCAGGTGTGTGCATTACCTACAGCAGTTTTATCAACTCATACTGGTGGATATGAAGGTTTTGCCTTTGAGGATTTAACAGAATATATGGGGAAACATATAGAACATTGGAAAAAGCTTAACTTAGATTTTGATTGTATATATACAGGATATTTAGGTTCTTATAAACAAGTAGAACTTATAAAGGATTTTATAGAGTATTTTGAAAGAAAAGATAACTTGGTGTTAATTGATCCCGTAATGGGGGACGATGGAGAGCTTTATCCTTCAATAACTGAGGATATGGTTAGAGAAATGAGAGAGCTTATAGCTCATGGTGACATAATAACACCAAATGTTACAGAGGCTCAAATGCTGCTGAATATAGAATATAAAGGCTGTAGAAATATAGCTGAGTGGAAGGAAATATTAATAAAGCTATCAAAGCTAGGAGCAAAAAAAGTAGTATTAACTTCTGCAAAAGAAGAGGGTAATGATAAGGTATTAACCTTGGCTTATGATGGAGAAGAGGAAAGATTCTATAAAATAGAAAATCCTCATGTAGATGTATCATTCCCAGGAACAGGAGACACCTTTGCTTCACTTGTGGTTGGATATATGCTTAAGGAAGAAGGGTTTAAGGAAAGTTTACGAAAGTCCTGCAGCTTTATATATAAGATGATAACTGAGAGCAATGGCAAGGTTAAGGATATAAGAGAAGGCTTACCACTAGAAAGCTTCATGAGAGAGCTAATTATGGAGGAATTTGAGTTATTAGAGCTTTCTGAGATATAA